TGAGTCCGGAAAGTAAAGTGCTGCATTGCAGGTAGCGAAGAGGCCGTCGAATATCATCCGATCCGATTATGGTAATTAGCGGCTCAGCATATCGGCAGGCTTCAACTGATCACTGATGTCATGGTTCTTCTgatacagaatgtgtgtgtagactGCAAGAAGCACTTCTGCAGCCGCTGCTGGGTGGAGCCCGAGCTCAGGCCGGCGCTGTGCCAGACGTGTCGGCGCTTCCTCGGCACTCGGTTCGAGCGGAGCCAGCTGATGGGGCTGAAAGTGAAGGAGCTGCGAGACTACCTGCACCTGCATGACATTCCGACTCACATGTGCCGCGAGAAGGAAGAGTTGGTGGAGCTCGTGCTGGACCAAAACAcacccagcagcagcagcaacagtcggagcagcagcagcagcagtaacgGTTGCAGCAACTCAGCGCCTCCGCCAGCTGCTTCAGATGTCCCACAGTCCCACACACCTTTATCCCAGGCAGCCGAGGAGCCAGGGTCTCTTACAGAGGAGGacgaagaggaagaagaggaggaggagggagaagatgaggatgaagatgacgACGATGACGACGATGATGAGGTGAAAGCGTTTGCCGAACACCAAGTTCCTTTTATTGTCTTATTAAGTATCAAACGTTTTATACTTGTTTATAAAGTAGGTGTAAGATAACAGGACGTAGCAAACGTAGCTTTACGTATAAAGGGATACAATTGTatgaagaataataaataaaatcagctgATCGTAATAAACATCaagcgtttgtgtgtgttagtcaaCAGACAGCAGGGAgacgttggtgcacagtcgcaGGGCGTCTCTGTCCGATCTGAGGAGCGTGGAGGACGTTGAGGGTCTTACAGTGCGCCAGCTGAAGGAAATCCTGGCACGCAACTTTGTGAACTTTCAAGGCTGCTGTGAGAAGTGGGAGCTGATGGAAAGAGTTACACGTCTCTTTAATGACCAGAAAGATCTCCACAACCTGGGTAAGTCACTCCACATCAACACGATATCATATCCCTCACACACTGCAGCTTTAGCTTTGGTTTGTATCTTTGTCTATctatatccttttttttgtcattttttttatagattcaATTAGAATCATTTCAGAATGATTTGGGAAGTAATTAATAACTATTaaccacaaaataaaatatatatccagATCCACACGTGATCTAcacataataaaaattaattaatcaacaGAAATATAATCTATTCCTATTAACCAGCCATGGATAGACTGTTTCAAACataatgattaataaaacaCTAACGATGGCTAAACTGTAATATTTCATAACACACCACAgacaaataaatcattattgtaTCAGGTTCATTTTTTCACCTTTGCTATTTTCTACTGTGACCACATTTTAGATGCTCACAGGGTGACTTCagcatacagtatacagtgcataatataaacacaaattgACCACACCTGACTATCAGACCCATACAGTATATGGATGTTCTGTAATCTTAGCTGCTAtgaagttggaagcacacagcTGTAGgggcaggggtccccaaactacagcCCACGGGCTGAATACAGCCAGACCCTccgaacaatgccagagacatagttagaaaatgttatttaaatatgttttatcatatctgtatttaataataaagttggctttcaaactaaaatgtttAGTTATCGTGGCACCGATAGCTGATGGCGGGAACTGCTGCAAAAATCcaaaccgatagtttttccggcttccggtccgctgtcattacaagagcggcctctagagacGAAttactgacaccacgtgctgtttgtttttacacgtgagacggCACGCTGCATGGAGAGcagggctgctgctatcgaaTATTTTAAGATTATTCCATAGATTAATCAAGTAATTGGttaaaaagtactttttctttattaaacagcaatactaaatagagagaaaatgagacttTTTAATGACACtccttaaaatgaacaagtaatttgtttttcttattagaaaaatgtacatttttatggcTGAAATTGcttacaagaatatctgtgaaaactaaacccatttagtacattttcattggccatattacatcaaaatacaaatacattgtaGGTCACATAGATTATTCTCActggtttatttaataaatctcgcacagtatcacaatgtggttttcttgtctccaGAAAATTGTGTTTTCCACGCGTCAATTTTCAGCTAAATCCATGTATTAATCACCAGCTTTACAAACGTGCTTCACTACCTGCACCGAGGAGGGActttttaatttcttaaaaaaaacgcAAACTGCACTGTAcgctgttttctttatgttttagtttaaaattatCCCAAACCTTTTGAAACTTTTCTTAAACTTTCTGgcattttctttggcctgaatcttttCCTTGCCTCTCGTTGTTTTTCCCTGTTCCTCCATTATTTTCATTCTGAGGCGTCTTCTGTGttccctgtccagagcgctACAGAGTTTAGCGGTGGTACATCAGTAATAATGATATGGGGGTAACAAAGTGCTCCatgtttagttaaatggactaaacgaaacAGGGAAATAATTTACCTTgattaatttttgtaattgaaTTATTTGAGTTAATTGAGAAATCGTTACAGCCCTAATGAAGCGCAcgttattatatttgttttataatttatgaatatataataatatttattaatttatatattcatattcatttcctttagcacatttccCTGATttagtactgtatatttgtaaGAAAGTTCAGAACTATTTTATATGACGTGTTATGTTtgcttgcttgtttgtttgttttttgttcagtattcatttgaaaaactatcggttgaaTAATTGGTTATCTGCGGGTGCGATCCAACCCAGCTATCAGTATCGGTAAATCTACTATTCTACTATTATCAGCATTGCCTAATTATctgttagattcacccaccaaccatatgcatatacatgcatatataagtaaaaaaatgtcattatgatagtaataattcTCTTTTGATAGGCTCTGTATCTCTTAAAAAGtaatgcttgtttgtttgtacggtgcagaacaaaataataatctaatctagcattaggacgcataataaatacatttcaaatcgTAGTAAAATCTCCACAGTAATACTGGTAGTCACGCTGGCCCATGTAATTTACTCTTACAGAACGACCTGAACCCCCCTTTAAAGAAAGGAATaattatgtggccctcacagaaaaaaagtaTGGGGACCCCTGCTTTACAGTTTCCTTATATGCTGTagtattacaatttcccttcacttcgtCATACACTGTTcaatttctgtgtgtttttgccttttaccgcTTGTggtgcataaaaacaaaaggagcaTGGAAGTGTCTCATAAAGGACTCTGTGTTTCCAAACCTCTACCTTCTTGCTGTACTTTAACTTGTCCATTCGCACAGAGGACAGATGGACACTTCGGGCAGACGCTAAACTGAATAAATCTTTTGATTATCTTGCTTGAACTGCTATATCACACATTTATCATAAAAACACTATGAACTATATCCATGTTAGTTAGGCTGCTTTAATAATCTCTTACTATCCAGAAAGTGTGCTAGTAGTAGTAATTTTGGTGATTGATAAACTGCTTACTTGCTTGTTGCTTGTTTATTTGCAGTTTCAAACACTAAAAACGAATCAGGCACAGGTATGTGTTACTTGTTTAACCAGCGCATAGTTACTACACCCCATGTGGAATAAAGTATATAACGAGGCGTGTATGTAGTAAAGCATGTGCGTTTCTGTGTCGGTAGCAGAACCAGCCGAGCCGAGCGGTCAGGAGGAGAACCTGTGTAAGATCTGCATGGACTCACCCATCGACTGCGTGCTGCTGGAATGTGGCCACATGGTGACCTGTAGCAAGTGCGGCAAACGCATGAGCGAGTGTCCCATCTGTAGACAGTACGTGGTGCGTGCCGTTCACGTCTTCAGATCCTGATGGGGGGGGCAAAGCGGAGAGCCAGAGTACCTGAAGAACACTCCTTTAATACCCACACACATTCCATCTACCGTTCCTGTATGGAGGCCCAGAGAGATGTGAGGCTCAGTCACCGTTCTTTGATCCTCCTTATTGTttctgattaaactttttttgtggGGGTTTATTCTAGGGATGCGTATCCCTTTCCGCATTATCCTCCATTATCACAATGGTGTGATGTTTGACTGTGAACGAGCACGCCTGGTTTGCTAGCTAGTTATTTGGGTAACATTCAGAAACATGTATCATAAAATAACATATCATTAAATATCTGAAGTTATGAGGGACAATCAAGCTTATCTGATCTAGCAGCTGAATCTTCACTGTTGTAGTGTCTTTGGTAAGATAGTAATCAGAGCAAACATTGATGAGCAATGATGCCTTTTTCAGCTCCAGGGAAGACGGAGCTGTACGCAATTTGTTTACCATCTACAATGCTTTCCAGCGTGTGTGCTTTCCAGTGACTGAGTTATCGAGCAATTTGTTTTCTCTTCACTGCATGTCATGCTTttgttcgattttttttttctctttgtgctTTTATTGCACACCGAGTGTAATACAGGTAATGGACGTTTATACCACAGCATTGTTGAATTCTCAATTCTAATCAGTTGATTAAGAGCAGCTCTGTGCAGCACGTTACAGGTTCATATTAACACGCGTGTTTTGATACGTATGATTGACAAGTACAAGTGGTCCATGCAATCCAAgacttaaaagtaaaaaaaataataattgttgcgatgtttatttaacatttagtcaGTTTTTGTAAGtcactaaaaataaaagagagagagagatgtgcagGTGAGGGAATAACGCTTTATTGCTGCTATATAGTAATCTATAACAGGAACTAACCTATCTCATGGATGTTTTGCAACATTTAATGCAACTCTAAGCAGCGCATAgttcttcaattaaaaaaaaaatgtgattgctgtggtataagaggaataaaacgcACTGTTGATTATTGTCCTATTGCAGCACATCTGTTTGATAACTGCATGTCTTTTCATGCCATTAATGGAATACTTTGTTAAATACACTGTGGTTTAACAGCTCGAGTTATCACGGACTGTAGCTGCGTGAGAAAACTTTTGCGCTTCAGATGGAAAGCTGAAGTGTAGGCTGCATGCGCATGTCTATAATCAGGTGCTACTTTTACATATTCGCTTTTTTTCACCAGCCTTATCAGTGTAGTTCTTTTCTTGTCAGACCTCATCATATACATCATAAATAGCACGATGAAGTAATGCAAATTGTGCAAACGACAAGCGTTCTACCCAGAGCGTATTCCTCCACTTCACCCGCTGTTATCCTCAGGATTCCCAATGACAAAgacaaatgaaacaaagatgAATCGAAGGATATATTTCCAGTTCTATATATTACAATTAGAAAGCTGTTTGTGTCTCTACATGTTCATGAAGCAATAATGAATCAGAATTTGCAtagtcatattttttattttactatgg
This Silurus meridionalis isolate SWU-2019-XX chromosome 15, ASM1480568v1, whole genome shotgun sequence DNA region includes the following protein-coding sequences:
- the zgc:171740 gene encoding E3 ubiquitin-protein ligase rififylin, with protein sequence MSSVNAAVPSPGCVHTTQPDVDVTGSVWKTTATVEETSSTWHQAYTNSGFSPAPSSPEHLCRACGGQVDSASRNVCVDCKKHFCSRCWVEPELRPALCQTCRRFLGTRFERSQLMGLKVKELRDYLHLHDIPTHMCREKEELVELVLDQNTPSSSSNSRSSSSSSNGCSNSAPPPAASDVPQSHTPLSQAAEEPGSLTEEDEEEEEEEEGEDEDEDDDDDDDDESTDSRETLVHSRRASLSDLRSVEDVEGLTVRQLKEILARNFVNFQGCCEKWELMERVTRLFNDQKDLHNLVSNTKNESGTAEPAEPSGQEENLCKICMDSPIDCVLLECGHMVTCSKCGKRMSECPICRQYVVRAVHVFRS